The window ACGGATCGTCGAGGACTTTCAGGCAGATTGCCTTCAGTTCGGGCGCGCGATCGTCGGGCAATCCGTTCACGATCTGCCACGCTTCGTGCGGACGCCCGCGCACCAATGCGATCGTCACGGCAAACACGTGCACCTCGCGCGTTTCGGGGTAGACATCGTGCAGGCGCGCCAGCAGCGCCTCGGCCTCGTCCAGCTCGTTGGCCTCGATATGCTCGATGATCGCCTGCGCCATGGCCGGCGCATCGGCCGGCAGTTCGGTAAGAAGCTCCATCATGCTCGTCACCGTCCGTGCATCAGGCTGCGCCAGTGCCTGAGGTCAGCGTTCGCACCGCCTCCTTGCCGCCCGCCAATGCGAGCGCGGTAGCGGCGCCCTCCGGCGTCAGGTTTTCCGCGAGCGCCGTGCCGCCCTCGAGCGCCTCGAGCCCACCCGTCGCAATGGCCCCCGCCCCCGCAAGGGCTTCCTTCGGGTTGCCGCTCAGCAGCCCCTTGCCGAACGTCGCCGCGCCGTGCAGCGCGTTGCCGACACCATTGAGGACACCCCCGGCAGCCTTGGTGACATCCCCGACTACGCTTTTCACAATATTGCCGATGAAGCTCATTCGTTTTCTCCTTGATCGTGAACGAAGCGCGCGTTCGATGAAACGCGCGAAACCGAACCGCGTGAAGCCGGCCCTCGTTCCAATCTAATGAATGCGGATGCGAAAGCGTTCGCGCGCGCGAAGCCGCACCGCGAAAACCGAATGCGCGACACCCGCGAGACGGCTCGGCGGTATGCCGCCGCGAACCTGCTTCGCCAATCCGAACGAGGCTTCGCGCGGTTCACGGGAGTGTCATGACCGGCCCGCACAGTGCAGTCCATCTTGTCTCCCCGTCCGAGAACATCATGGCGCCCCCACCCAAGATCGAGTTCCGGTCGCATGCGATCGAATCCGCCTCTCTCACCCGCACGACGAGCGACCCCGGCCCCTCCACGGGCGCGAAACCCGCGCCGGTGCCGACGCGGCGCGCGAGTGCCGGTGCGCTCATCGAGGAACTCGGCAGCCTCGGCAAGCGCCCGTGCGCGGAAAGTCTGCCCGCCGCGGCCGCCGCGCCCGCTGCTCCCAGGCCCGCAGCGGCTATCGCGCCGCAGAAGCCCGGTGTGGACGACATCGGCGCATTCGTGCCGGGTGCCGGCGGCAAAGGCCGACGCTTCGCCGATTTCGCGCACGCGATGGGCGTCAACCGCAAAGGCATGACGTTGACGGCCTTCGCCGCCAAGCGGCCCGCGAAAGACGGCCTGAACGGCGTATCGACGGCGACGCACGGACAGTTCGGCTACGACGCGGCGCCCGCCACCGACCTCGTGAACGCGCTGGCCTCGGGCTCGAACGCCGCCGCCGCGCATTCGATCCATAGCCGCTACGAAAACAAGGTCAAGGCGATGCTCGCCGCCGACGTCGAACGCTTCGAGCACCCCGAAAAACGCCCTCCGGGCGCGCCGATGCCCAACCAGGTCGAGAATCTGCTGCTGACGAAAAACAGCAACGGAGAATGGCAATACGACAAAGGCAAGCTCTCGCGCATCGCGCGAGACGACGCGCATCCGCTCACGCAACATGCCCGCGATGTATTGACCGCCATGAGCATCGCGGAGAACAAGGGCAAGCAACGTAACGGCGCGCTCTACCAGTCGGTCACGTCCGCCATCGGTCTGACGGCAAGCGGGCTGCTCATAGGCGGCTCGCACGGCGCGCTGGCACCGCTCGCGGCATCCGGGCACGTGACCAACGCGGTCAAGGAAGCGCTCGATTTGAAGAAGCCGTTTGTGGAAGGACGGCAAAACCTGCGCAATGCGAAGGCCGCCACGATCCAACGCTACGTCGACACGGTATTGGCCCCGCACGACTACACCGGCCAGACGCAGGACGAGCGCCTGCGCGCGGCGCTGCAAACGAGCCGCGCGAAGATCGACGATCTGCGCGCCATGGAGGCGCGGCCAGGGGACGAAGGCCTGCCTGCGGACTTGCGCAGCCCGCACGCGCAGGCGGGTATCTATGCGTCGCTCTATGACGATGCACGCCGCTACGCCAACAGCACGACGTCGTTCGGCAAGCGCTTGATCTCGGGCATGCACGCTGAAGACAAGGCGAAGGTACACAAGGATGCCGAGCGCGACATCGTGGTCAAGCACATTCTGTCGATGGTGACCAAGAGCATCGGGCGCCTCGATCCGGCGTCGCTTGCGGCGCTCGCGGGTGCCGACATGGCAGTCGACGCATCAGGCTCGCAGCGCGCGAAGCAGGCGCTCGCGATCGTGGGCAACCATCCGCGCGCGAGCCGCAATCGGGATCTGATCGCCGCGCACACGCTACTGACAGACAGCGGCATTCCGAAGGGCGAAGCGGCACTGCTGCTTTCGCAGCTTGCACGCGCGCGGCGCGAAAAACCGCAAGAGGCGCCGGCGCCGCGCGATACATCGGCTTCCAGCCGGAGCGCCGCACCGCTGACCGAAAGCGAGCGGCTCAAACAGATCGCCAACATCATCGGGCAGCCCGGCCTCACGGCAACCGCCGCCAAGACGGCGGAGGACGCCATCAAGAAAAACCTCGGGCTGAGGTCCTGACGCGCGGCGCGCAGTCGGCGGTTTATTTGCCGGTTCGCGGCACTCGACGAAACTTCGGAATGCGCAGGCTGTCCTCTACCGTGCGCGCTTACCGTGAAGCGGGGTGGCCGTCGGCCGTCATCGCCGTCCATGCCGCCATGACCTTCATTGCGAAAGGGAGAACCGATCATGCGATTCGCGTTCGCCGGCTTCGATCGCTGGCGTGTCGTCTTCGACGCGTTCGTTGCCGCCGGCTGGGAGCCTGTGGCGCTCTACTCGATTCCGGTCGACAACCGGCTCGACTTCAATAGCGAACTCGTCGAGCGCGCGGACAAGCTGCGCATTCCGGTGCAGCTGTCACGCATCGACGAAGACGATCTGCGCTGGCTCGCCGAACGGCAATGCGACGCACTGATCGTGGCCGGCTACAACCGGAAGATTCCGGCGTGGCAGCCCTATCTGCGCCATGCGGCGAACTTCCATCCGTCACCGCTACCCGACGGGCGCGGCCCGTACCCGGCCATGCGCGCCATCCTCGAGGGGCGGCGCGAGTGGGGCGTCAGTTGCCATCAAATCGATGCCGATTTCGATACCGGGGAGATCGTCGATTCCGAATGCTTTCCGCTCGATACCGACGAATGGCACGAGACGCTGCAGCTGAAGCTGCAGATGGCCGCCCATCGCCTGGCCACGCGCGTGGCCCGCGACTTCGATCGGCTTTGGAACGAACGGCGTCCGCAAGGTGCGGGCAGCTACTGGCCGCGCCTAGCCGATGCCGAGCGCACGATCGATTTCGCGCAGCCCGTGGCCGAGGTGATGCGCGTCGTGCGGGCCTGCGGGAACGTCGAATCGATCGCGCCGCTGTTCGGCACGACCGTCCACGTGCGGCGTGCCACCGCCTGGCAGGAAGCACACACGTACGAGCCCGGGCAGATCGTGCATCAGTACCGGCGCTGGGTCGTGGTCGCCGCGCAGGACGGCTTCGTCGCGTTGCTCGAATGGAGCCCGCTGAACGCGTCCCTTCGTCAGCAGATGGAGGGCTGAATCGGGACATCGGTTGCGCCGGTAAACAACGAAGCGGCCGCGCTGCGGTGTTTCGCAGCGCGGCCGCCGATTGTCGCCGATTGTCGCCGCTTGTCGCTTCCTGCAGCCCCCGATCGGCGGCCGCTCGGGTCGCCGATCGGGATGATCGCCGGAACTGCCGACGACGTTACTTCGTGCTGACGCCGGCGATCGTACCCGTGTGAATGCCGGTGATGTTCTCGAAGGCAACCGCGGCACGCGTCTTGCCCGGCGTCAGCACGTTCGCACCGCCCAACGCATCCGAAAGCGCCTTGCTCGCGTCGTGGCTGATCTTGCCACCGCCATGCGCGTTCGCCGTCTGCTGGAGTTGTGCGCCGATCGCCGCCGCATCCGACTGGCTCAGCTTGCCCGACTTCACTGCGTTGGCGAGCGTCTTCGCCGCGGCATTGCCGTCGCCGTGCGACAACGCGCTTTCCATGGCCTGGAAGTCGGCACCATCCTGCGCGTTGAAGTTGGCCAGCGCCTTGCCTTCGTCGGCCATCTGCAGCGGCTTGCCGTCCTTCAGGAGGTCGCCCGTGCCGGGGGTGAAGCCTGCCGTCGCGCCCGTTGTCGGTAAGCCACCCGTCGTCGGCAGCGTACTGGTGTTCGCCGGAAAACCGCCCGTGCCCGGCAAGCCGCCGGTCGTCCCCGACTGCCCCGCCACGCCGCCCGCGCCACCCGTTGCGTTGCCCGCCGCGCCGAGTCCGCCTTGAGCCGCCCATTGGAAATTGCTGACCGCGGACTTGCCGTCGGTGCCCGCCACGTCGTGCGTCTCGATCTGCTGGTAGGCACCCGGGTTCGCGAGCATTGTCTGCGCCGCTTGCTGCACCGTGGGTGGCGTGGCGCCGTCGGCGTTCGTCGAGAGTTTGTACATCGTGTTCGGGTCCGACGCGCTGAGGCCATGCTGCCCCATGTACGAGGCCAGCACGCCCGCCGCGTTTTGCACCGTCATCCCCCCGGTGCCGCCCGGCATGGCGCCCGCGCCCCCCATGCCGCCGGGCGTCGCCCCCACACCGCCGGGCATTGCGCCCGCGCCGCCACCGGACATGCCACCGGGCGTGCCGCCGGGCATGCCACCGGGCATGCCGCCAGCACCGCCGGCGCCGCCCGGCATGCCGCCGGCCTGCCCGTTCTGCCCGGCCTGCATCTGCTTGAGCAACTGGCTGATGAGGCCGATGAGATCCTTGAGCACGTCCTGCGTCGAGCCTGTCGAGGCACCGTTGGTCAGCCGTTGCAGGTAGCTCGCCGGATCGGTGGGGTAGGTGTTCATACTCGGAACGTTCAGATTCATGATGTTTCCTTCCTGTCGGGTAAGTGGTTGCGTGACCGTGGGTACTACGAGGCAAAGTCAGTCTAGGTTGCTGTCGCTGCTACAAGCGCACCGATGCGAAGGCTGCGATTGAAATGCGAATCGCCCGGCGCGCGGAAAGTGAAAACGGATGCTCATGCGCGGACCCACGTCATCGACGCGGAGAATCCGCTGTGGTCGGCCGGCACGCCGTGCGTGCTCGCCGGTGCGTCGGTGGACGCAGGCGCTTGCACGCTGGCGTCGAGCTTTGCGGCACGCTCGAGCAGACGCGCGCCGATCGTCGCGCCCTCGATGCTTTCGCGCTGCTCGGCCGCGCTGAGCGCATAGCTGTGCCACAGCGGGTCTTCGAGGCCGAACAGACACACCGCCATCAGTGCGGCATGAAGCCCCGAGCGCTTCGCTTCGGTGTCGTCGTCTTCGAGCACGCGGCGCGCGTCGCCCCATGCCTGGCGCCGGACGTAGCGCCACGCGGCGACCGTCCCCGCGCCGGGCCACTTGGGCCGAAGCACGCGGATCGCTTCGAGGAGATCCTCGAAATCGGCTTCGTCGTCGAGCTGCGAAGCCGTCCACAGCACCTTGGTTAGGCCGCCGGCAATCTCATCCCTGCATCCTGTGTAAGTCACGATGTCCTCGTCTGCTGGAGTGCTGCAATCAAAAAGCGCACGGCGGCGCCGCGCACAGCCGTGCCGCGCTTGCTGCCGGCTCGTGCGTCGTGGGCGTCCCCTGGCGGTTAGTCTCTTGTATCGGGTCGGCTTTCGCCGACGCGATGCGAACGGAACGATCGGGATGCGAAGAGAGAACGGAGAAGAAAATCGACCGCGGCGATGGGATCGATCGGTGCGGGAGGCCGGATCGGGCATTGGACCGTGCAGCTCGCTTCCGTGGCTATACCAAGGCGGTGCGAACAGACCAGGGGCCCGAATTGACGAGCCGCGCGCTTGACCAGTGGGCGTATGCGAACGGCGTCACGCTGAAGTTGGTTCAGGCGGGCAAGCCGACGCAGCATGCGTACAGCGAATCGTTCAACGGCAAGTTCGCGACGAATGCCTTAGAGACGGTTTCAAAATGGCCCCTTGGGGCTGTTAACTTTCGCGGCGAGCTGTTAACCTCAGGCATCGGAACAACCGAATCTGCCCGCCGAGATAGGTTGCGGCTCGGGCGTGACATGTTGGCGACGGCTACGCGACTGGCAGGCTGCGGGCGTGTGGGACCGCTTGCACGAGTTGCTGCTCGCGAAGCTGCGAGCAGCAGACCAGATCGACTTCTCGCGAGCCGCTGTCGATTCATCATCGATTCGCGCCGTTGGGGGGGCCAAAAACTGGGCCAAACCCTACCGATCGTGCGCGCCCCGGTTCCAAGCACCACATCATCACCGACGCCAACGGCACGCCGCTTGCCGCGATCCTGACCGGCGCGAACGTCAACGACGTCACGCAATTGCTGCCGCTGATCGACGCGATCCCGCCGATTCGCGGATTGCGCGGCCACCCGCTGCACAGACCGCGTGTGGTCTACGCCGATCGCGGATACGACTCCAAGCGACATCGAAGAGCGTTGCGCAATCGCGGTATCGAGCGGTGATCGCCAAGCGCCGTACCGAACATGGCAGCGGCCTTGGCAAATATCGCTGGGTCGTGGAACGCACGCATGCCTGGCTGCATCACTTCCGTCGTCTCCGTATTGGTTTCGAGCGCCGTGCTGACCTTCACGGCACGTTCCTCAAACTCGGTTGCTGCCTGATCTGCTGGAATACCCTCCGGCGCGCCGAGCAGCCTTTATGAAACCGTCTCTTATGAATTGCTTCAATGCAGTTCGGCATTAGCGCTGCACGTCGCCGGTCAACTGGTTCGATGCAAACGCCGTTTCCACGTGTGCAAGAAAGTCGGACGC is drawn from Burkholderia ambifaria AMMD and contains these coding sequences:
- a CDS encoding HrpB1 family type III secretion system apparatus protein produces the protein MMELLTELPADAPAMAQAIIEHIEANELDEAEALLARLHDVYPETREVHVFAVTIALVRGRPHEAWQIVNGLPDDRAPELKAICLKVLDDPSWHGYATAHEDSTDPYVRLAMRRLLERD
- a CDS encoding HrpB1 family type III secretion system apparatus protein; its protein translation is MTYTGCRDEIAGGLTKVLWTASQLDDEADFEDLLEAIRVLRPKWPGAGTVAAWRYVRRQAWGDARRVLEDDDTEAKRSGLHAALMAVCLFGLEDPLWHSYALSAAEQRESIEGATIGARLLERAAKLDASVQAPASTDAPASTHGVPADHSGFSASMTWVRA
- a CDS encoding methionyl-tRNA formyltransferase, with translation MRFAFAGFDRWRVVFDAFVAAGWEPVALYSIPVDNRLDFNSELVERADKLRIPVQLSRIDEDDLRWLAERQCDALIVAGYNRKIPAWQPYLRHAANFHPSPLPDGRGPYPAMRAILEGRREWGVSCHQIDADFDTGEIVDSECFPLDTDEWHETLQLKLQMAAHRLATRVARDFDRLWNERRPQGAGSYWPRLADAERTIDFAQPVAEVMRVVRACGNVESIAPLFGTTVHVRRATAWQEAHTYEPGQIVHQYRRWVVVAAQDGFVALLEWSPLNASLRQQMEG